The Microbacterium limosum genome contains a region encoding:
- a CDS encoding YbaK/EbsC family protein has product MSAPLPTRSRIVADRLAEAGIPGRIVVLPDAASTAVLAAAALGVEVGAIANSLVFMSDGEPLLVMTSGAHRVDTAALAERIGRGSITRASVDQVREATGQAIGGVAPTGHPDRLTTIVDEDLAAYPQIWAAGGTPHTVFPLTFDQLVSLTEGTVAKVD; this is encoded by the coding sequence GTGAGCGCGCCCCTTCCTACCCGCAGCCGAATCGTCGCCGACCGCCTCGCCGAAGCGGGCATTCCCGGGAGGATCGTCGTCCTGCCGGATGCCGCGTCAACCGCCGTGCTCGCCGCGGCGGCGCTGGGCGTGGAGGTCGGTGCCATCGCCAACAGCCTGGTGTTCATGAGCGACGGAGAGCCGCTGCTGGTGATGACCAGCGGTGCGCACCGCGTCGACACCGCGGCCCTCGCGGAGCGGATCGGTCGAGGGTCGATCACCCGCGCCAGTGTCGATCAGGTGCGCGAGGCGACGGGTCAGGCCATCGGCGGCGTCGCCCCGACGGGCCACCCGGACCGCCTCACGACGATCGTCGACGAGGACCTCGCCGCGTATCCGCAGATCTGGGCGGCCGGCGGCACCCCCCACACCGTGTTCCCGCTCACGTTCGACCAGCTCGTGAGCCTTACGGAGGGCACCGTCGCGAAGGTCGACTGA
- a CDS encoding SixA phosphatase family protein, with amino-acid sequence MKTLALVRHAKSSWDHPGLDDHDRTLNERGLRDAPVMAARLAASGLRPGALLSSTAVRARTTAAVFGEALGIQPDLDERLYGAAPGTLLRVVAERADDAVLVVAHNPGLTALAQHFSGFPAGADAISHMPTCAVAVFTFDVPTWDDVAGAVPASWSFDAPRD; translated from the coding sequence ATGAAGACGCTGGCCCTCGTACGGCACGCCAAGTCCAGCTGGGACCACCCCGGCCTCGACGACCACGACCGCACGCTGAACGAGCGGGGGCTCCGCGACGCGCCCGTCATGGCCGCGCGGCTGGCGGCGAGCGGGCTACGCCCCGGAGCGCTGCTCTCGAGCACCGCCGTTCGCGCGCGCACCACCGCCGCCGTCTTCGGAGAGGCGCTCGGTATCCAGCCCGATCTCGACGAGCGGCTCTACGGCGCGGCGCCGGGCACCCTGCTGCGCGTCGTCGCCGAGCGGGCGGATGACGCGGTCCTCGTCGTCGCGCACAACCCGGGTCTGACGGCGCTCGCGCAGCACTTCTCCGGCTTCCCTGCGGGCGCGGACGCGATCTCCCACATGCCCACGTGCGCCGTCGCGGTGTTCACGTTCGACGTGCCGACCTGGGACGACGTGGCAGGCGCCGTCCCGGCATCCTGGAGCTTCGACGCCCCTCGCGACTGA